Genomic window (uncultured Campylobacter sp.):
CCCATTTGGATGATGCGCCAGGCGGGGCGCTACCTGCCGCAATACATGGCGGTGCGCGAGAGGGCGGGCGATTTTTTGAGCCTGTGCCGCGACTACCGCGCCGCTAGCGAGGTAACGATCCAGCCCGTGGAGATTTTGGGCGTCGATGCGGCGATACTTTTTAGCGATATTTTGGTCGTGCCGATGCAGATGGGTATGGATCTGCGCTTCGAAGCGGGCGAGGGGCCGCGCTTTAGCGATCCGATCCGCTCCCAGGGCGATCTGGCGCACCTTGATCCGCAAAAGGCCGCGGCGGAGCTCGGATACGTTTATGATACGATCTCGCTTACTCGCTCGCGCCTTGCCGCGGACAAAGCGCTCATCGGCTTTTGCGGCGCGCCGTGGACGATCGCTACCTATATGATCGAGGGCGGCGGCAGCAAAAATTACGCCGTTTGCAAAAGGATGCTATACGAAAATCCGCAGCTTCTGCATGAAATTTTGCGCCTCGTTACAGAGGCGACGAAGCTTTATCTGGCGCGCCAGATCGGCTCGGGCGTCGATGCGGTACAGATATTTGATAGCTGGGCGGGCGCGCTAGAGCCGAGCGCGTATGAGGAGTTCGGCTGGCGATACATCTTGGAAATC
Coding sequences:
- the hemE gene encoding uroporphyrinogen decarboxylase; this translates as MVFIDACFGKETPYTPIWMMRQAGRYLPQYMAVRERAGDFLSLCRDYRAASEVTIQPVEILGVDAAILFSDILVVPMQMGMDLRFEAGEGPRFSDPIRSQGDLAHLDPQKAAAELGYVYDTISLTRSRLAADKALIGFCGAPWTIATYMIEGGGSKNYAVCKRMLYENPQLLHEILRLVTEATKLYLARQIGSGVDAVQIFDSWAGALEPSAYEEFGWRYILEITEFLKAKFPHIPLIVFAKGTGAQMSRLSRIAAQRGEASFDVWGVDWSTPIELAREQLGGKFALQGNLEPMRLYDRAAIESGVREILTAMKGAAHIFNLGHGILPDVSVQNAKYLVNLVHELSAR